Genomic segment of Tiliqua scincoides isolate rTilSci1 chromosome 1, rTilSci1.hap2, whole genome shotgun sequence:
CAACACACACCTAAAAGCCAAGGCCAAACGAATGTGTACCCCCCTCCATTCCCAAAAAGGAAGACAGGAGGCATTATCAGGTATCTCAGAGGGAGACATCCTATATCAGGAAAATGTTTCTCCCTGATGTGGAAGTGGGGGGTGGATCAGAGAATATGAAATTGACCGGTATCTCTTGGACACAGTGATAGATTAGATCCGTGCAAGGAGCAAAAGGATATCTTCACCCACGAAGCTGCATTGTCAGCCAAGCAGACTGACTTTCAGACCTAGCAACCACTTACATACACCACTAATAAGTGTCTACTTCAATCAAAAATGCTGATTCAGTGTGGACTTTGGTCAGAGAGAAGTGCAATGTGCTGATTAATAGGCTCCTCCCATCTCTGATTCTGACCTGATTCTCAGTTCTGCAGTCTGCAGAACTGCAGTCGACTCAGTCGATTCTGCAGTCGACTGAGACAGAATGAGCAATTCTCTAAGACAAAGGCTGTCTGTGAATACTCTACGTATAAGAAACTCCATGGAGTTTTGTGCCATCTTACAACATGGGCTACTTTTCCACAGGCAGGGAAGCTTTGCAAGTGGGAAAGCAATGGTGCCCAGAGCTGCTCAGTAAGGTGGCACCCAAGATTCTCCACCATGAATAACTTTCTGGAACAGGTCTCATCAGGAAAGAGCAGGCATTTTTCTTAGTTAGTCCTAGGTacctagggcaggaggtctggtctagaggttgagcctccatttgcctgaagataacatccgaaggtcgccagttcgaggccaccggcatcgagcgaccttgaagcagctgacaagcgtgggaggatggaggccagaatgtgcgaccagatcaagaaagaaacatctgaatgttgtggtttcttgaatgatagaaaccttctttcaaattgtaaaaatccctacggggatttaaattgcctgcctacgtaaaccaccttgaataaagtctaaggagaaatctgaggaccaagaaaggcggtatagaaatacctgtattattatattattattacctgAGGAAGCCAGTAGCATTGTAGAAGATTTCTGCCTCTGAAGCATTTTGCTGGATAAGAGCAGCACTGCCTGAACCAGACAGAGGGACCAAGATCAGGTCTGTGAGTTGCTCCAGAGAATCACGTGCCAGACGGTCCTTGAGGTTGTCACTGGAGGACAGGTTCCAGAGGATGCCTGCAGAGCAATGGGATAGGGGGAATCAGAGAGTGTTGCTAAAGAATGTGCTACTCAGTAAGAGAGGGATTGCTCCTCCATGCTGGAATTCACAGCACCATGAGAAACTTTCATGATAGGAGTGTGTCTAGGTGGCCCCCATTTCTTACAAATATTCATTACAGGGTTGAATTGCACAAAGTGCTTCACTATCTCTATCTTGACTGTTTTCACAATGACTTGATGATATTAATATCTCAGCTTTACAGACTAGCAAGTGAGGCCCAGTTCACAAGACATGACATTTTGACATGATGTGAAGTCACTACAGTGAAGTCAATGCTAGTTTGTTGGCACAGTTCTATAAATTCTCCTTAACATGCCTTGAGGCTGGGATGTGCCACAACCAACCCACTGTTAGGAGATGCTTTGGAGCAATCACACGAACTACTATTCTTATGCTGAATAATGGCAAATTGTCAAAGTGGCTTCCCCCATATCAAAAAAGTCCCTGTGGCTGAGCCCAACATAGGGTAACTTGCCCAGGGCCACCTTGGGAGCCTATGGCTGGGTTGGGCCATGAAACAAAGTATTCCATATTTTAGACTTCTATACTTTAACAGCTTTAGGTAAAAAAGGATCGCAACAAGATGAGATCATGCAGCAGCCCTAGCAGCATTCTGACAAATATGGTATCTATTTCCAAGAGCAGGAGAAAGAAGCAGATTGACAACAGCTTTGTCAAGGCCATGTAAGAACTTGTATAAATCCGAGCCCTGTAAAACTCTAAGCATTGCTGAGATATTTTACAGAGAAGAACCTGTGGTTGAATCACATGTACTTGTTGGAGTGAGACAGCCCCAGGCTCAGCCATGTGTCACCCTCCCGTCTTCCCTGTGTAGCTCCTCAGGTTGGGGTTCTTCCACTGTCACGCTGACAGAATCATGTCTTTCACATGGACTCTGAGCTTGATTAGCTATGACCAGACCAACTtgctcttttctcttttccttaaAAGGGACACTCTCATCTGATTGATAAAAAGGGCCAGTTCCCCAGCTTTTGTCAATGAGGCTGTAGATGTTTGTGCTAAGAGGCCTAAATCATGTCCCCCGCCTCATGTGTGCCCAGATAGCATCAAAAGACATTTGGGATGTAGTTCCAAAGGAGCAGTAAATTGCAAATTCCACATTTGCCATGAAGGCCCCCAAAGGCAAGGTATGAAGGTCACCTAGAGAGATAAAGCTACAGAATCAGCAACGTAAGGAAACAACTACAGGAAGTGGGGAAGTTCTGCTCAGGACTGTAGAAAATCATGATAAATGACAGTACCATCAGAATTTGAGTTACAGGGTCGCCCACTTGTTCCAGATGAGGAGTTTTAAAGGTTAAGTTAACAAGAGTTCAGACTGAACTTCCAGTAGCCAATATTCATTTGCTGATGGAACAAAAATATCTGTGCACACTGTATAAGTTAGAGGTAGTTTGGGAGCACTAAGTCATAAATAGGAAAAGGGCATTATTGTTCTgggggagggtgagaaggagACTGAATAAACAACAAGGTGATATAGGGGATAAAAGGGGTGTCTGTGGGCGTGTGTGTGGCTGGAGTGTTAtccattttaaaattatatattagTGGAGAAAAATACTTTGGTTTTTACAAGTGACTTGAAGAGAACTATTGAAGGCAATGGTGTGGAAAGTTTTCTTTCATTTAGAAAGTAATCCTTGCACCATTTTGCAATTCATCCTATATCATTGGGATAagtggaaaaataaatcaataaatacatTAACTCAATATTTGATTGCGTTTGGAAGCTTACAaatatctacagcagtggttctccaacttttagcactgggacccactttttagaatgagaatctgtcaggacccaccggaagtgatgtcatgactggaagtgacatcatcaagcaggaaatttttaacaatcctaggctgcaatcctacccacacttacccaggaggaagttactataattgttaaaagcatatacacattaGCCCATTAAAAGGACAGatttataacatttccccaaatgcagtcacatactatggtagcatcaagtctaaaagattaaaataaaatattgaaatgaatggggacccacttgaaattggcttgctacccacctaatgggtcctgacccacagtttgagaaacattgatctataGTATATGCAGTGCCTCAGTAGGACATCTTGTACACAGGAGAGATTAGGAGACATGCCCTTAAAACATATGTATTTGCCATGTGGATGGCAAAAGGTGGGAGCTCAATCTCAATGCCACACTCTGGAGGAGAGAAAGAAAGCTAGCCTGCCACACTCTCCTTCTTTGGCTCCTCATGTGCCAGTAACATAAGACTCAGAATGTGGTGTGCCCTGGGCTGTGCTATCTGGGGATTACTCTCTCCATCCTCTGATTGTATTCAGCTAAAGCCACTTTCACAGACTCCATCACGCTTGTAATAAGCGTTAAAGCTCATTGCATCATAGCTCCTGGGCCTAACTTTCCCATTAGCCCTGGTATTAGATTAGACAATCAGAGCCTGTTGGGCAGGATTAGAACGGGCCTTTTGTAATAGAAGCAAATGTAATCTCTCCTGTTTGCTGGATAGCACTGTTCAGTGCCCAAGCTCTCGCTCTGCACACTGGCCTTGTGCCATGTTTCCACCCCAGGTCCCTCGCCAGAATGTATTTATCTCCTTTCACTGTGCACCATAATATAAAGAGTAAACGCTTTGCCTATGAGATTcctacatccccttccccagccacccCAGCCACAACCTGCTTTCTATAGCATTGCTTTTCACTAAGATTTGCTGGGGCTATTCCAAGTTATCTTTACGAATAGAGCAGCATTCCAGTCTTGAAGAGTGCTGGAGAAAGCTGGGGTGTTTAGGAGTTGCTACTATTCTGAAAGGTGAGAGTCACTAGTCTCAGCTCTGCCACTAACCTGCTAGGCGATTTCTGACAAGTACCTTCATTTCTCTTTGTATGCAATTCCCAACCCTCTTCCTAAGGCTTTCCTGCCACATGTCATTATACACAGGATAGCACTCTTACAGATGGTTCTGATATCTGAAAAAGTCCTGCTGTAATGAAGCATACATTCCAAATCTTCTGAAGATGCCAATTAAAGGCAGTTGCATGCATAAATAACTCTGAGTTTTCCCAACACGAGAGTAAGAAATATAGGAGTAAGATAATGTGTGGACCACACAGTATGTTTGCCATGGAGAGGCCACCAAAAATAGTTTCACCCTGGCACATTGCAatatctgcccactccccacatGAACTAGGGTTATCATATTGTGAATCTTTCTTCCATTGCCAGCGGCAGCCAATGCTACTGAGCGGAGGTAGAAAGCTCCCGATGTGATGGCTCTGGTCCCTGCAGTTGAGTCAAGTGAGCTCACCTAGATACAGTGGTGGGGCAGGGGATGCCTTTCCATGGGGAGGTCATTCCAGGCAGCATCACTGCAGCAGATAGAATGTGTAGCTTGACTCTACTTTGCTGACAAAAGCCTAAACTAAACTGAAACACTGAGTAGCTTCTGAACACCAGGCTTTAAGGAGACGGTCTATAAAACTGTGTGTTTTCACACTGGCTAAAACAGTATGGATTTCTTTGTTTCACTATTATACTATAGCTTCCTTTAACAGTCCCTAGTTCCCAGGCTCTcgaggagtcaacctcgaggcaaaatcagaagccggagtcccttaggcagttcatggctgaacacagtcacgttctggcaactcctgcgacgccgctggaaccaaccgtattggcttctgcctttccattggaccattccagcgacgtggagaggggggatttgctacatgggtaacagcctatcctccataccttctttacccaggcttcgcgcactggagaggacactccaacttcgccatacggcgtcggcacaacacgggaagcagcagtttaccggttataagtctttgctcgattggcgtagagcatgacgccaggggctgcttctgacggtgggagagatcattgcatctcattgggcagctaccgcccgccttaagctgggcagtccccagccagtaaggtgttgcctcgccacggtccgttaacctcatggggtgcgtggggtttagggtgaaaaccgacaagcggatcgacaactctgcaccatgcaacagaaaacagaaggcccatagccagggagacagaccagggacagactgcacttgctcccggtgtggaagggattgtcactcccggattggccttttcagccacactagacactgtgccagaaccacctttcagagcgcgataccatagtctttcgagactgaaggttgccaataccatagTTCCCAGGCAGTATTGCCCCCAAAACTCTACCCCACAACTCACCTTATGAAAAATTATCTTACCTGTGACGTTCTTGCGCAACTCATCATCTTGCTCACGTAAAGTGTGCATCAGTTCGTAGATGCCATTCTCCTCAACCAATGCCAACTTGTTCTCAACATTATCATAGATGAGGTTGCGCATGGCACCAGTGGCGTGGCGCTGCACCTCTTGGTTGGAGTTGTTGAAGAGTTTGACCAGCTTGGACACAGCTTGGAGGCTTCGAGCCTATGGCAAGACATAAATTTTTCAAAGCATATTTCCACCTGCTCCTCCCTAATGTTCAGTTTGTCACCCCAACTAAGGCAACCTGCCCTTTCTCAGCCCAGATAACCTCCATCCACACAGAGGAACCACACAGCAATGTGGAAAGAGATAAGCATTGCTGGTCCATCAGGAAACAGGCTCAGATACTGGGCATGACAGGAAGTTCCCAGCTTCCCCTGGCAatctgctcctccttctgctgcctcaCCTGTTTCTTGGCATCATTGTCACTATAGCACCTGTGCTGGATGTAGGCAGCGCCAAGAACCTGTAGGTTGGGGTCATTGGCCATCAGGTATTTCACCGCAGAGGGAAGGTCAATGTCATCAAACCTGAAAACCAGGACCAAGTTTGTGAGAATGTCAGGAAACTCCCTCACCTACATAGAGCTTTGCTAAGATTCTGCAAATCTATACAGTACTTGAAGAACAAAAATGGAAACACTGATTAAGTAAATTGTTTtgtgtaatttattctgtgtgcATGTTTGAGGTATTATACAAAGAACGTAATATTTTGGCAAGTCAGAAAGTGTTTGccacaaaagaaaaaggagggcagaaaaaaaagacaggCTTGAAAAATAGAATTGGTTGACCAAGGGCAGAAAACAATAGACATGCAAGAAATGTAAGAAGTCCTGCACAGCGCTAAATTCTCCTTCACAACTACAGATGTTGCTCAGCTGTAATCTCCTTTCTGAACCTCTGCAACATAATGCTACCATTGCCAAGTTTCCCTCTGAAGCTATGAGGGTTTTTCAGAGTAATGAGACTGGAAGTTCTCAGACAGCAAAGCTCCAGAATGGACCCCCAAATTCTGTGCTTTCACAGTGGATGCAGATAACAGAGAGAGCCCAGCACTCAGTCTATAGAGCAATCCTGCAGGTTCAGTCACTTCAGGAAGAAAAACAAGGCAGACAGACAGTGGTGAaactagaggggttgcaaagcactaagttgtgtagggagcctcaccacagcgtgtaagcagcccctcccccttggagccattctgggggggggggagtaaaacggAGACGAgtgccccccacccagaatggctccaaaggggaggggacaggCCTCTTGCACACcacagagaggctccctgcaaaacttagtgctttgcaccccttctaactacaccactgaggATATATTTCCCAAAAAGGGAAACACAGAAATTAAAAAGTGAAGATCTATTATGCAAATATTATATTTCTCCAGTCACATAGCTAGTAATAACCTGCTGAGAGGGGTTGCCACATTGTCTTCGTTCTCACTTTGGTATTCACAGCATCCAAACATGAAGCTTCAGAAATCACAGGGCATTCAGAGTATAAACCTGATCATTTCCCTTGCAGCACTATCCGTTGTGATGGGTTGCCCTCTCCCTGGTTTGTCACTGTAGCAAAGGCCTAATCCAGAGAGTGACAGTATTTCCCTACTACACTGGACACAACAAGTGGGAATCAGGATCTCACCTCAAAGACAAGGCTAATTAAGAGCATAGATGGTACAAATGGAGGAGGAAGGCCATCCTGGAAACTAGAGACTCAGTATCCCTGGGGGAAAATGCCAACTTCTTCTCTTCTGTGAGATCAGGTCTGCTGGCTGGCAACAGAGCACCCCCATCCCTTGGCCATCCAGTAAATTCATCACAGCCCACTCACCCGCCGGAGAAGGATTGCCGAGTCAGTGTGTTGTGACCATCATACATGTCAATGGCACGCAGATCTTGCAAGTGGTGATTGGATTCAGTCAAGCTCCGCACAGAAGGGGCACGGGAACTGCGTTCCATCACAGCTGCATAGGAGTTCCCAACTCCTTGTGCTGACATGCCAGTGAAGGAGCCATTGCTAAGGCGAGAGCGGTTGTTGCTCTGGAAGCGCTGCAAAGTGCGCATGGCTGGTGCACGGATGACGGTCCTGTTCTGGGGTGCCTCCACCCCATCCATCCAATCAATGGGCCCCTTCATGCCAACATTCGAGCCAGCACTCATCTGCCTTTCAAAGGTGTATGATCTGTGAACGCCGCCACTTCCTCTATTTTTGTAGAGAGTTGCTTGGGCCAGTGGGTCCAGCTGTTCTGACACCAGACTGTAGTGGTCATCTGCACCGCCAGGGCTGACAGGTACATCTGCCAGACGTAGGGAGTGCAGAGACATGGTGTCATAGTTTGGGCGGCCCCGGTAGTTTCGTTCATGGAAAGACCTGGGACGAGCGGTTGAGTTGGCAGATGATGACATAGCATAATTCATGCCATAAACTGGACCCTTTGGCCCAACACCATTGCCAATGGTGGCCACCCTCCTGTTGGGTCTGAGGTCCACTGCTGAGCGGGAAGACCAGCTAGTAGTCTTCATAGTGCTGTAACCTTTCTTTCCAGCTGGTTGGTATAGCTGCAGGTGGCAGACAAAAGAGAGAGTAGAAACAAATGAGTGCAGTCTCATGCAAGAGTAAATTCGTTCTGCTTACATAAGACATATTATATGTGGTTTCCTCTGTTACATGCTGTACCCTCCACCCCAACCCACAGTTATAAGTTCAGCTGGGGAGTTTTTACACGATCCATTTGTGAGTCATTGATATGCCCCAACCCCATCCACATGGAATTTGCAGGTCAGACACTGTTCTCAGTAATGTCTATGTTGCTCTGCAAAGTGCCTTAAGAATCAGCACAGTTGCCCTGACATCATTTGTCctgacatcatcatcatttgtCCTGCCGGGACAAAGCAGTGTGATATAGTTTATGGGCATCATCCCAGCAAGGCTGTAGTCCCCTATGAAAGGAGTCACCACTGTTGAGCAGATTCCTTTGGCGTTGGTATTCCATCAATAAATAGTGCTGCCAATGCTGTAACTGAATCGGTGCCAGAGCTAACAAGGTTTGCCTAGCATGGCCATGTACTTACAGAACCGTTGTGGTCGTTCCCATTTGTTTGGGATCTGGAGCTGAACTGCGACTGGAGAGTGCTGAACTGGCCATTGGACGTGTTTCCACCTGCAGAACATGGAGATACAATGTATGGTGCATACTTAGGAATATGGTACAATACTTGGCAAACCG
This window contains:
- the PKP3 gene encoding plakophilin-3, whose translation is MQESNFFLSALQPEDGVCSLALPSDQQLDRKNKEAQDSELFKNARVQEQVRLRMLQKSQTTPRTNGAFLSYAELKGGNTSNGQFSTLQSQFSSRSQTNGNDHNGSLYQPAGKKGYSTMKTTSWSSRSAVDLRPNRRVATIGNGVGPKGPVYGMNYAMSSSANSTARPRSFHERNYRGRPNYDTMSLHSLRLADVPVSPGGADDHYSLVSEQLDPLAQATLYKNRGSGGVHRSYTFERQMSAGSNVGMKGPIDWMDGVEAPQNRTVIRAPAMRTLQRFQSNNRSRLSNGSFTGMSAQGVGNSYAAVMERSSRAPSVRSLTESNHHLQDLRAIDMYDGHNTLTRQSFSGGFDDIDLPSAVKYLMANDPNLQVLGAAYIQHRCYSDNDAKKQARSLQAVSKLVKLFNNSNQEVQRHATGAMRNLIYDNVENKLALVEENGIYELMHTLREQDDELRKNVTGILWNLSSSDNLKDRLARDSLEQLTDLILVPLSGSGSAALIQQNASEAEIFYNATGFLRNLSSASQQTRQKMRECHGLVDSMVNYINSSLEVGKSEDKSVENAVCVLRNLSYRLYDEMPPSSLQRLEGQRRNDGGTMTSELVGCFSPQSKKVRELYLNSDIVTFTEVSKDPKGMEWLWNPQIIGVYNRLLQRCELNKHTTEAASGALQNITAGDRRWAGVLSRVALEQERILNPVLDRVRTADHHQLRSLTGLIRNLSRNARNKDEMSTKVVSHLIEKLPGSAGDKWPPTDVVVNIIAVLNNLVVESPIAARDIVYFDGLRKLFYIKKKRDSADSEKSSRAASSLLTNMWQYTKLHRDYKAKGYRKEDFVGL